One window of Branchiostoma lanceolatum isolate klBraLanc5 chromosome 8, klBraLanc5.hap2, whole genome shotgun sequence genomic DNA carries:
- the LOC136440576 gene encoding histone H1-like has product MSAPASSPKKSRKPTAPKGPAAHPPTTVMVTSAVEALKDRTGSSLSAIKKYIAGNYKFDVEKKAHFVKRALKSLVEKGTLIQVKGTGASGSFKINVAAKKAAEKAAKKAVKKPVKKPVAKKAAKPKTTKPKKPKAKKATKATTPKKTKKPTTKKTKKSPAKKPAAKKPTRKTPVKKTPKKAAPAKKASKPKKK; this is encoded by the coding sequence atgtccgctccagcatcgtcccccaagaagtccaggaagcctacggcacccaagggccctgctgctcacccgcccaccactgttATGGTTACGTCGGccgtggaagcgctcaaggaccgtaccggttcttctctgtcggccatcaagaagtacattgccggtaactacaagttcgacgtggagaagaaagcgcacttcgtcaagcgcgccctgaaatccttggtggagaagggtaccctcatccaggtcaaaggaactggggcgtcgggatccttcaagatcaacgtggcagccaagaaagccgccgagaaggctgcaaagaaagccgtcaagaagccggtcaagaaacctgtggctaagaaggccgcaaaacccaagaccaccaagccaaaaaagccaaaggctaagaaggctactaaggctaccacccccaagaagacaaagaaaccgactaccaagaagaccaagaaatctccggccaagaaacccgcTGCCAAGAAACCCACAAGAAAGACTCCGGTAAAGAAGACTCCAAAGAAGGCggcgcctgccaagaaagcgtccaagcccaagaagaagtga
- the LOC136440591 gene encoding histone H2A-like: MSGRGKGGKARAKAKSRSSRAGLQFPVGRVHRFLRKGNYAQRVGAGAPVYLAAVLEYLTAEILELAGNAARDNKKTRIIPRHLQLAVRNDEELNKLMSGVTIAQGGVLPNIHAVLLPKKTGKAQ, translated from the coding sequence atgtctggacgtggtaaaGGAGGCAAGGCACGCGCTAAGGCAAAGAGTCGTTCTTCCcgagcgggtctccagttccccgtTGGCCGCGTACATCGCTTCTTGcggaagggaaactacgcccagcgcgtgggtgccggcgctccGGTGTATCTGGCGGCGGTGCTCGAGTACTTGACGGCTGAGATCCTGGAACTGGCTggtaacgctgcccgtgacaacaagaagaccagaatcatcccccgtcaccttcaactggccgtccgcaacgacgaggagttgaacaagctgatgtcgggcgtcaccattgcccagggcggtgttctcccaaacatccacgctgtgcttctgcccaagaagaccggcaaggctcagtag
- the LOC136439574 gene encoding late histone H2B.L3-like, whose amino-acid sequence MYAANGELETPGKARPAGDKKRGRRRKRRETFGVYIYKVLKQVHPDTGVSSKAMGIMNSFVNDIFERIAAEASRLANYNKRSTISSREIQTAVRLLLPGELAKHAVSEGTKAVTKYTSSK is encoded by the exons ATGTACGCGGCCAacggggaactggagaccc CTGGCAAAGCCAGGCCCGccggagacaagaagcgcggaagaaggagaaagagaagggagaccttcggcgtctacatctacaaggtgctgaaacaggtgcaccccgacaccggcgtctccagcaaggccatgggaatcatgaattccttcgtcaacgacatttttgaACGGATCGCCGCAGAGGCCTCTCGGCTCGctaactacaacaagcgctccaccatcagcagccgcgagatccagaccgccgtgcgactcctgctgccgggcgagctggccaagcacgccgtcagcgagggcaccaaggccgtcaccaagtacaccagctccaagtag
- the LOC136440604 gene encoding histone H4 has product MSGRGKGGKGLGKGGAKRHRKVLRDNIQGITKPAIRRLARRGGVKRISGLIYEETRGVLKVFLENVIRDAVTYTEHAKRKTVTAMDVVYALKRQGRTLYGFGG; this is encoded by the coding sequence ATGTCTGGGCGCGGCAAGGGAGGCAAGggtctcggaaagggaggcgccaagcgtcaccgtaaggtgcttcgcgacaacatccagggcatcaccaagcccgccatccgtcgtctggctcgccgaggcggcgtcaaacgcatctccggcctcatctacgaggagacccggggcgttctcaaggtcttcctggagaatgtgatccgcgacgcggtcacatacaccgagcacgccaagcgtaAGACGGTCACCGCCATGGATGTCGTCTACGCTCTCAAAcgtcaaggccgcaccctgtacggctttggTGGCTAA
- the LOC136440612 gene encoding histone H4: protein MSGRGKGGKGLGKGGAKRHRKVLRDNIQGITKPAIRRLARRGGVKRISGLIYEETRGVLKVFLENVIRDAVTYTEHAKRKTVTAMDVVYALKRQGRTLYGFGG, encoded by the coding sequence ATGTCTGGGCGCGGCAAGGGAGGCAAGggtctcggaaagggaggcgccaagcgtcaccgtaaggtgcttcgcgacaacatccagggcatcaccaagcccgccatccgtcgtctggctcgccgaggcggcgtcaaacgcatctccggcctcatctacgaggagacccggggcgttctcaaggtcttcctggagaatgtgatccgcgacgcggtcacATACACCGAGCACGCAAAGCGTAAGACGGTCACCGCCATGGATGTCGTCTACGCTCTCAAAcgtcaaggccgcaccctgtacggctttggTGGCTAA
- the LOC136440599 gene encoding histone H2B-like, with product MPPSGKAAKKAGKARPAGDKKRGRRRKRRETFGVYIYKVLKQVHPDTGVSSKAMGIMNSFVNDIFERIAAEASRLANYNKRSTISSREIQTAVRLLLPGELAKHAVSEGTKAVTKYTSSK from the coding sequence atgccaccaagtggaaaagccgccaaaaaAGCTGGCAAAGCCAGGCCCGccggagacaagaagcgcggaagaaggagaaagagaagggagaccttcggcgtctacatctacaaggtgctgaaacaggtgcaccccgacaccggcgtctccagcaaggccatgggaatcatgaattccttcgtcaacgacatttttgaACGGATCGCCGCAGAGGCCTCTCGGCTCGctaactacaacaagcgctccaccatcagcagccgcgagatccagaccgccgtgcgactcctgctgccgggcgagctggccaagcacgccgtcagcgagggcaccaaggccgtcaccaagtacaccagctccaagtag